Proteins from one Ranitomeya variabilis isolate aRanVar5 chromosome 1, aRanVar5.hap1, whole genome shotgun sequence genomic window:
- the CHRM5 gene encoding muscarinic acetylcholine receptor M5 codes for MEPNSTSLSHSNGTNPLKSHNLWEVITIATVSAVVSLITIVGNILVMVSFKVNSQLKTVNNYYLLSLACADLIIGIFSMNLYTSYILIGHWSLGSLACDLWLALDYVASNASVMNLLVISFDRYFSITRPLTYRAKRTPKRAGIMIGLAWFISFILWAPAILCWQYFVGERTVPPEECQIQFLYEPIITFGTAIAAFYIPVSVMTILYCRIYKETEKRTKDLAELQGSESVADFEMMRPQGALLKSCFSCKQQTLTKRERCQASWSSSSRSTSATVKISHSPNICNEWAKEDQLTTCSSYPSSDDEDKQAKEAVFQSAYKNQTAALTEEETKHILTKEQPVLNDYDNERFFLTPGKSQSQKSQKCVSYKFRIVVNDDGSQEVNNGCRKVKITPCSSMSKGHSLRSMDPHFSNHMTKRKRMVLIKERKAAQTLSAILLAFIITWTPYNIMVLVSTFCSNCIPSSLWHLGYWLCYVNSTVNPICYALCNKTFRKTFKMLLLCRWKKKSVEEKLYWYGQHPPSHNKLP; via the coding sequence ATGGAACCAAACTCCACTTCCTTAAGTCATTCCAATGGGACAAACCCCTTGAAATCTCACAATCTTTGGGAAGTTATCACAATTGCTACAGTCAGTGCAGTTGTCAGTCTGATAACAATCGTAGGGAATATCCTTGTGATGGTTTCCTTTAAGGTAAACAGTCAACTGAAGACCGTGAACAATTACTACCTTCTGAGTTTGGCCTGTGCCGACCTCATCATTGGCATCTTCTCAATGAACCTTTACACATCGTACATTTTAATCGGTCACTGGTCCTTGGGTAGCCTGGCTTGTGACCTTTGGCTTGCCTTGGATTATGTGGCTAGTAACGCTTCGGTAATGAACCTGTTGGTCATTAGTTTTGACAGGTATTTTTCTATAACGCGACCATTAACTTACAGGGCAAAACGCACACCTAAGAGGGCTGGGATCATGATTGGACTGGCTTGGTTTATTTCCTTCATTTTGTGGGCTCCCGCAATCCTCTGCTGGCAATATTTTGTTGGAGAGCGTACAGTACCACCTGAAGAATGTCAGATACAGTTTCTTTATGAACCAATAATCACTTTTGGAACGGCCATTGCTGCCTTTTATATCCCAGTGTCTGTCATGACAATTTTATACTGCCGTATCTACAAAGAAACAGAAAAGCGCACCAAAGATCTGGCTGAGTTGCAGGGTTCGGAGTCAGTAGCTGATTTTGAGATGATGAGGCCACAAGGTGCGCTACTAAAATCCTGTTTCAGCTGTAAACAGCAGACACTCACCAAAAGAGAACGGTGTCAGGCCTCATGGTCATCCTCCAGTCGCAGTACCTCTGCCACGGTCAAGATCTCACACAGTCCCAACATATGCAATGAGTGGGCGAAAGAGGACCagctgactacttgcagcagctaCCCTTCTTCAGATGACGAGGACAAGCAAGCTAAGGAAGCTGTCTTCCAGAGTGCCTATAAGAACCAAACTGCAGCTCTAACGGAAGAAGAAACCAAGCATATTCTCACAAAAGAGCAGCCGGTGCTAAATGATTATGATAATGAAAGATTTTTCTTAACTCCGGGTAAAAGTCAATCACAAAAGAGTCAAAAGTGTGTATCTTACAAATTTCGAATTGTCGTGAACGATGATGGATCTCAGGAGGTCAATAATGGGTGTAGAAAAGTAAAAATCACTCCTTGTTCATCTATGTCCAAAGGACATTCTTTGAGAAGCATGGATCCCCACTTCAGTAATCATATGACCAAACGCAAGAGGATGGTTCTCATCAAAGAGCGCAAAGCAGCTCAAACACTAAGTGCTATTCTCCTAGCTTTTATCATCACGTGGACTCCTTACAACATCATGGTTCTGGTTTCAACCTTTTGCTCCAACTGCATCCCATCCTCGCTTTGGCATCTAGGCTACTGGTTGTGCTACGTTAATAGTACGGTCAACCCTATTTGCTATGCTCTTTGCAACAAAACCTTTCGTAAGACATTTAAAATGTTGCTGCTATGCCGCTGGAAAAAAAAAAGCGTGGAGGAGAAACTGTATTGGTATGGACAGCATCCTCCAAGTCATAACAAGCTGCCTTGA